In Halobaculum magnesiiphilum, the following proteins share a genomic window:
- a CDS encoding HEWD family protein, with protein MAERIRRPRARVCERCGREERFDDATGSWVVADDAVGAVYCIHEWDINGSFVPFEDGASEA; from the coding sequence ATGGCAGAACGTATCCGTCGCCCCCGGGCGCGCGTCTGCGAGCGGTGCGGCCGCGAGGAGCGCTTCGACGACGCGACCGGGAGCTGGGTCGTCGCCGACGACGCCGTCGGCGCGGTGTACTGCATCCACGAGTGGGACATCAACGGCTCGTTCGTCCCGTTCGAGGACGGCGCAAGCGAGGCGTAG
- a CDS encoding transcription factor, whose product MAFEDLLEDPVIQKYLHELVGPTGMPVAAAPPDGEVTDEELAEEMGLELNDVRRALFILYENDLASYRRVRDEDSGWLTYLWTFHYENIPENLEEEMHRLLEGLEERRSYESDHQFYLCEVDSIRFEFEEAMEFGFECPECGSPLESMENSRLVEAMEWRIDQLADELNVDREEAGAQA is encoded by the coding sequence ATGGCTTTTGAGGACCTCCTGGAAGACCCTGTTATCCAGAAGTACCTCCACGAGCTCGTCGGCCCGACGGGGATGCCCGTCGCGGCGGCCCCGCCGGACGGCGAGGTCACCGACGAGGAGCTCGCCGAGGAGATGGGACTGGAGTTGAACGACGTGCGCCGCGCGCTGTTCATCCTCTACGAGAACGACCTGGCGTCGTACCGCCGCGTTCGCGACGAGGACTCGGGGTGGCTCACCTACCTGTGGACGTTCCACTACGAGAACATCCCGGAGAACCTCGAGGAGGAGATGCACCGCCTGCTCGAGGGACTGGAGGAGCGCCGATCCTACGAGTCGGACCACCAGTTTTACCTCTGTGAGGTCGACTCGATCCGCTTCGAGTTCGAGGAGGCGATGGAGTTCGGCTTCGAGTGTCCCGAGTGCGGGTCGCCGCTGGAGTCGATGGAGAACAGCCGCCTCGTCGAGGCGATGGAGTGGCGCATCGACCAGCTCGCCGACGAGCTCAACGTCGACCGCGAGGAAGCCGGGGCGCAAGCGTAG
- a CDS encoding DUF2110 family protein — translation MVVLATKCYVSGDARDRALDGMTSLVANDLGDLDVEFEVGVRHDDFVSVTVSGDDETVARNVLREEWGEITDHFTDGETYVGTLDGWDDDGFVLDAGTEIRIPAEGLGLGAGTPEQVRDRLGIVQHLALRFVYDEDGDHELADEERDRLYDWTRGQGRVNVNSATRAEVRATVNRAGHANDIVTVERLGLLEQSIVCREETDAPGLLAAIGGYLPSELKAVIPQ, via the coding sequence ATGGTCGTCCTCGCGACCAAGTGCTACGTCTCGGGCGACGCCCGCGACCGCGCGCTCGACGGGATGACCTCGCTCGTCGCCAACGACCTGGGCGACCTCGACGTGGAGTTCGAGGTGGGCGTTCGCCACGACGACTTCGTCTCGGTAACCGTCTCGGGCGACGACGAGACGGTCGCCCGCAACGTCCTCCGGGAGGAGTGGGGCGAGATCACCGACCACTTCACCGACGGCGAGACGTACGTCGGCACGCTCGACGGCTGGGACGACGACGGGTTCGTCCTCGACGCGGGCACGGAGATCCGGATCCCGGCCGAGGGGCTCGGGCTCGGCGCCGGGACGCCCGAACAGGTCCGCGACCGCCTCGGCATCGTCCAGCACCTCGCCCTCCGGTTCGTCTACGACGAGGACGGCGACCACGAGCTCGCCGACGAGGAGCGCGACCGCCTGTACGACTGGACGCGCGGGCAGGGCCGCGTGAACGTCAACTCCGCGACGCGGGCGGAGGTGCGCGCGACCGTCAACCGGGCGGGCCACGCCAACGACATCGTCACGGTCGAGCGGCTCGGCCTGCTCGAACAGAGCATCGTCTGCCGGGAGGAAACGGACGCGCCCGGGCTGCTCGCGGCCATCGGCGGCTACCTCCCCTCGGAACTGAAGGCCGTCATCCCGCAGTAA
- a CDS encoding MFS transporter: protein MTKRLFTALCGLVFLVNFGRVAFAPLVPEFQQDLGISAAAVGSVTTLVWIGTAAPRIPIGWVLTRVARERVVLATGLALSAAAALTATADSLLALRIGAFAVGLATGGYFVAAIPLIGALYPERTGRAVGVHGTASQVASVVAPALALAAIARVGDWRAVFWLLAGGALVVTVALFAVVRARGGVEPEGDAAATDGDGVADAEPRSFLAALSHWRIVLAGMSLVAVAGFAWQGVFNFYVSYLLSKGLTPANANLLLTVAFAAGVPAFWLGGRLADRLPKVPYLLALNAAFVASLVALTYAGSLAAFAVVSAALGYAAHALFPAVDTYMLSTLPAADRASAYAVFSGASLLFEANGSGVVGALTDAGVAFDRVFRLFAVAVAAVLVLAALLYVLGRFPAPLGSTRRQPDGR from the coding sequence GTGACGAAGCGCCTCTTCACCGCCCTCTGCGGGCTCGTCTTTCTCGTCAACTTCGGCCGGGTCGCCTTCGCGCCGCTTGTCCCCGAGTTCCAGCAGGACCTCGGGATCTCGGCGGCCGCGGTCGGCTCGGTCACGACGCTCGTGTGGATCGGCACCGCGGCCCCGCGGATCCCGATCGGGTGGGTGCTCACGAGGGTCGCCCGCGAGCGGGTCGTCCTCGCGACCGGGCTCGCGCTGTCGGCCGCGGCGGCGCTCACCGCCACGGCCGACTCGCTGCTGGCGCTCCGGATCGGCGCGTTCGCGGTCGGGCTCGCCACCGGCGGCTACTTCGTCGCCGCGATCCCCCTCATCGGCGCGCTGTACCCCGAGCGGACCGGGCGGGCCGTCGGGGTCCACGGCACCGCGAGCCAGGTCGCGAGCGTCGTCGCCCCGGCGCTCGCGCTCGCGGCGATCGCCCGCGTCGGCGACTGGCGCGCGGTGTTCTGGCTGCTCGCGGGCGGGGCGCTCGTCGTCACGGTCGCCCTCTTCGCGGTCGTCCGGGCCCGCGGCGGGGTCGAGCCCGAGGGCGACGCTGCCGCGACCGACGGGGACGGCGTCGCCGACGCGGAGCCGCGGAGCTTCCTCGCGGCGCTGTCGCACTGGCGGATCGTGCTCGCGGGGATGTCGCTGGTCGCCGTCGCGGGCTTCGCCTGGCAGGGCGTGTTCAACTTCTACGTGAGCTACCTGCTCTCGAAGGGGCTGACGCCGGCGAACGCGAACCTGCTGCTCACCGTCGCGTTCGCCGCCGGCGTGCCGGCGTTCTGGCTCGGCGGCCGGCTCGCCGACCGGCTCCCGAAGGTGCCGTACCTGCTCGCGCTCAACGCGGCGTTCGTCGCGTCGCTGGTGGCGCTCACGTACGCCGGGTCGCTGGCGGCGTTCGCCGTCGTCTCGGCGGCCCTCGGCTACGCCGCACACGCGCTGTTCCCCGCCGTCGACACGTACATGCTGTCGACGCTGCCGGCGGCCGACCGCGCCAGCGCGTACGCCGTCTTCTCGGGCGCGTCGCTGCTGTTCGAGGCGAACGGCTCCGGCGTCGTGGGCGCGCTCACCGACGCCGGCGTCGCGTTCGACCGGGTGTTCCGGCTGTTCGCCGTCGCGGTCGCGGCGGTGCTCGTGCTCGCGGCGCTGTTGTACGTCCTCGGCCGGTTCCCCGCCCCGCTCGGATCCACCCGACGGCAACCGGACGGTCGGTGA
- a CDS encoding GNAT family N-acetyltransferase, whose product MHVRDADRDDAEAIVSIARASWHAAYGGFLSEGEIDATVDEWYAPETLRRHIAAAGAFLVSEADSNDGADGEGGADGYDAGRLLGFAHVRYAPEVGNVVIRRIYVHPDAWGGGIGTALLGAVARRFADDHEQLSTVVFAENEVGLSFYERHGFEMIGQQTTAFGGEEHDERIVVADLDDLAELAPGAEASTAERTDGTNGPD is encoded by the coding sequence ATGCACGTCCGCGACGCCGATCGCGACGACGCCGAGGCGATCGTGTCGATCGCGCGGGCGTCCTGGCACGCCGCCTACGGCGGGTTCCTCTCCGAGGGCGAGATCGACGCCACGGTCGACGAGTGGTACGCCCCGGAGACGCTCCGTCGACACATCGCCGCCGCCGGCGCGTTCCTCGTCTCGGAGGCGGACTCGAACGACGGAGCTGACGGGGAGGGCGGAGCGGACGGATACGACGCCGGGAGGCTTCTGGGGTTCGCACACGTCCGGTACGCCCCCGAGGTCGGGAACGTCGTCATCCGGCGCATCTACGTCCACCCGGACGCGTGGGGCGGAGGGATCGGCACCGCCCTCCTGGGCGCGGTCGCGCGGCGGTTCGCCGACGACCACGAGCAGCTCTCGACTGTCGTGTTCGCCGAGAACGAGGTCGGCCTGTCGTTTTACGAGCGACACGGGTTCGAGATGATCGGACAGCAGACGACCGCGTTCGGCGGCGAGGAACACGACGAGCGGATCGTCGTGGCCGACCTCGACGACCTCGCGGAGCTCGCCCCGGGGGCGGAGGCGAGCACCGCGGAGCGAACGGACGGGACGAACGGGCCGGACTGA
- a CDS encoding class I SAM-dependent methyltransferase — protein sequence MGFHTFDVDRADKLEDPDRFRYCSGEELLAALAVPADATVADLGSGTGFYTDVVAAHVGTCYAVDVQSEMHDLYVEKGIPENVETVTAGVDDLPLAENALDAAFSTMTYHEYASDESLAELARVVRPGGRVVTVDWTADGPGDAGPPRDERFGVGDAAGAFEDAGFTVERAETRTDTFVLVARR from the coding sequence ATGGGATTTCACACGTTCGACGTCGACCGTGCGGACAAACTGGAGGACCCGGATCGGTTCCGCTACTGCTCGGGCGAGGAACTGCTCGCCGCGCTGGCGGTCCCCGCGGACGCGACGGTCGCCGATCTCGGCTCCGGCACCGGCTTCTACACCGACGTGGTCGCGGCGCACGTCGGCACCTGCTACGCCGTCGACGTGCAGTCGGAGATGCACGACCTGTACGTCGAGAAGGGGATCCCGGAGAACGTCGAGACCGTCACCGCCGGCGTCGACGACCTCCCGCTCGCCGAGAACGCGCTCGATGCCGCGTTCTCGACCATGACGTACCACGAGTACGCGAGCGACGAGTCGCTGGCGGAGCTCGCGCGGGTCGTCCGCCCCGGCGGCCGCGTCGTCACGGTCGACTGGACCGCCGACGGCCCCGGCGACGCCGGGCCGCCCCGCGACGAGCGCTTCGGCGTCGGCGACGCAGCCGGCGCCTTCGAGGACGCCGGCTTCACCGTCGAGCGCGCCGAGACGCGGACCGACACGTTCGTCCTCGTCGCGCGTCGCTGA
- a CDS encoding S8 family serine peptidase, with protein MTTVGRTAALLTVVIVVASAGTGLVGADVTHGSTAFVGGNAIPGYGDLDRITDGSGSSPATGSPSDREELERRSSGSVEAPVDDGTVRVGVIGSSFGDDAAVDGRVVARSRAGTARVGLVPGGRDAGGHDTAVASVVAQRAPESSLYLASVGYEPTPAEYARAVDWLVDREVDVIVDAGSYYPRTAEGMDRIAGAAERATDDGTVFVTSGGNTAQRHWRGAATEPGWLAFDDDGTQGNRLGDGAISGAVTLRLYWTGSGDYDLYLYRDVADGPDEVVAKSTRESGRAEAFDAVLPRGSYYVAVDVRDPGDGHVDLFAARHRLAHSAANGSTVAPATAGTDGVISVGAVRADGRLAAYSPADTDVRAAGTVTLPDGTTLRGTSAAAPAVAGVVAEMTAAAGEDELTPAEAERLLRETAVDGRIDPGSAVAAASAGNRTGDDASTADGSWVNRGP; from the coding sequence GTGACGACCGTGGGTCGAACGGCGGCGCTTCTGACGGTCGTTATCGTCGTCGCGAGCGCCGGTACCGGCCTCGTCGGCGCCGACGTGACCCACGGAAGCACCGCCTTCGTCGGCGGGAACGCCATCCCGGGGTACGGCGATCTCGATCGGATCACCGACGGATCGGGGTCGTCGCCGGCGACCGGGTCGCCGTCGGACCGCGAGGAACTCGAACGGCGGTCCTCCGGCTCGGTCGAGGCCCCGGTCGACGACGGCACCGTTCGCGTCGGCGTCATCGGGAGCAGCTTCGGCGACGACGCGGCTGTCGACGGGCGGGTGGTCGCCCGCTCGCGCGCCGGCACCGCTCGGGTCGGCTTGGTTCCGGGCGGTCGCGACGCCGGCGGCCACGACACCGCCGTGGCGAGCGTCGTCGCACAACGCGCCCCGGAATCGTCGCTGTATCTCGCCTCGGTCGGGTACGAGCCGACGCCGGCGGAGTACGCACGCGCGGTGGACTGGCTCGTGGACCGCGAGGTAGACGTGATCGTGGACGCGGGGAGCTACTACCCGCGAACGGCCGAGGGGATGGACCGGATCGCCGGCGCCGCCGAGCGCGCGACGGACGACGGAACCGTCTTCGTCACCTCCGGCGGAAACACCGCACAGCGGCACTGGCGCGGCGCGGCGACCGAGCCGGGATGGCTTGCGTTCGACGACGACGGCACGCAGGGCAACCGCCTCGGCGACGGGGCGATCTCGGGTGCGGTGACGCTGCGGCTGTACTGGACCGGGTCGGGCGACTACGACCTGTACCTGTACCGCGACGTGGCCGACGGCCCCGACGAGGTCGTCGCGAAGTCGACCCGCGAGTCGGGCCGGGCGGAGGCGTTCGACGCGGTGCTGCCCCGCGGCTCCTACTACGTCGCCGTGGACGTCCGTGACCCCGGCGACGGCCACGTGGACCTGTTCGCCGCGCGCCATCGGCTCGCCCACTCCGCCGCCAACGGGAGCACGGTCGCGCCCGCGACCGCCGGCACCGACGGCGTCATCTCCGTCGGGGCGGTCAGGGCGGACGGCCGGCTGGCGGCGTACTCCCCGGCCGACACCGACGTGCGAGCGGCGGGGACGGTCACCCTCCCCGACGGGACAACCCTCCGCGGGACCTCGGCGGCCGCGCCGGCCGTCGCCGGCGTCGTCGCCGAGATGACCGCCGCCGCCGGCGAGGACGAACTCACGCCCGCGGAGGCCGAGCGGCTGCTCCGCGAGACCGCCGTCGACGGTCGGATCGACCCCGGATCCGCCGTCGCCGCCGCGAGCGCCGGGAACCGGACGGGCGACGACGCGAGCACGGCCGACGGGTCGTGGGTGAATCGCGGTCCGTAA
- a CDS encoding HAD-IIB family hydrolase: MTSDAPASLEIPGDADLPPLALDIDGTLTTPEHTIDPRVFRVLPEWPAPVVLATGKSFPYPIALCHFAGVPERVIAENGGVVCVDERVRIEGDAERVAAAVDAFRERGGELGWGDADTVNRWRETEVAARVTADEALLREVAEEFDLRFLDTGYAYHLTDPDVSKGRGLREAASILDRDPAAFVAVGDSMNDASTFAVAGESYALANADEVAKDAADSVLDDGFMDGTMAVLAELVERASG, from the coding sequence ATGACGAGTGACGCCCCCGCGAGCCTCGAGATCCCCGGGGACGCGGACCTCCCGCCGCTGGCGCTCGACATCGACGGGACGCTGACGACGCCCGAGCACACGATAGACCCCCGCGTGTTCAGGGTGCTGCCCGAGTGGCCCGCGCCGGTCGTGCTCGCGACGGGGAAGTCGTTCCCGTACCCGATCGCGTTGTGCCACTTCGCCGGCGTCCCCGAGCGGGTGATCGCCGAAAACGGCGGCGTCGTCTGCGTCGACGAGCGGGTGCGCATCGAGGGCGACGCCGAGCGGGTCGCCGCGGCGGTCGACGCCTTCCGCGAACGGGGCGGGGAGTTGGGCTGGGGCGACGCCGACACCGTGAACCGCTGGCGCGAGACGGAGGTCGCCGCCCGCGTCACCGCCGACGAGGCGCTGCTCCGGGAGGTCGCCGAGGAGTTCGACCTGCGGTTTCTCGACACGGGGTACGCCTACCACCTCACGGATCCGGACGTGAGCAAGGGACGGGGGCTCCGGGAGGCGGCGTCGATCCTCGACCGCGACCCCGCGGCGTTCGTCGCCGTCGGCGACTCGATGAACGACGCCTCGACGTTCGCGGTCGCCGGCGAGAGCTACGCGCTCGCGAACGCAGACGAGGTCGCGAAGGACGCCGCGGACTCCGTACTCGACGACGGGTTCATGGACGGCACGATGGCGGTGCTCGCTGAACTGGTCGAACGGGCGAGCGGCTGA
- a CDS encoding winged helix-turn-helix domain-containing protein: MSGTLPSNADDPDGSDGADGSDGADRAPEDASGARADGGAAESDAVSTPRPPASGGTGSSATTDIDPSAADLDAVERDDERGDDADTDDADDESVRICWLDDDGADDLIGALAPETARTILGSVHEEPKTASELADAADTSVQNVRHHVSKLVDAGLVEATDTRYSVKGREMTVYGPADDRVVVAVGGESERSSLLDSLRGLLGAVAVLAGASLLVQSLFGASVATLSGPETVPRIGDAVGGSAGAALGTLSPGVAFLAGGLLVLATLVAADRVRDR, translated from the coding sequence ATGTCAGGCACGCTCCCGTCGAACGCGGACGACCCGGACGGGTCCGACGGGGCCGACGGGTCGGACGGGGCCGACCGTGCACCGGAGGACGCGAGCGGTGCACGGGCCGACGGGGGGGCCGCCGAATCCGACGCCGTGTCGACGCCGCGACCGCCCGCGTCCGGGGGGACGGGATCGTCGGCGACGACCGACATCGACCCGTCGGCTGCGGATCTCGACGCCGTCGAGCGCGACGACGAACGCGGTGACGACGCCGATACCGACGACGCCGACGACGAGAGCGTCCGGATCTGCTGGCTCGACGACGACGGCGCCGACGATCTCATCGGCGCGCTCGCCCCGGAGACGGCCAGGACGATCCTCGGGTCGGTTCACGAGGAACCGAAGACGGCCTCCGAACTGGCCGACGCGGCCGACACCTCCGTCCAGAACGTCCGCCACCACGTCTCGAAGCTCGTCGACGCCGGGCTGGTCGAGGCCACGGACACGCGCTACTCCGTCAAGGGACGGGAGATGACCGTGTACGGCCCGGCCGACGACCGCGTCGTCGTCGCCGTCGGCGGCGAGTCCGAGCGCTCCTCGCTGCTGGACTCGCTTCGCGGGCTCTTGGGCGCGGTCGCGGTGCTCGCGGGCGCGAGCCTCCTCGTCCAGTCGCTGTTCGGCGCGTCGGTCGCGACGCTGTCGGGACCGGAGACGGTGCCGCGGATCGGCGACGCCGTCGGGGGGTCCGCCGGCGCGGCGCTCGGAACGCTCTCGCCGGGCGTCGCGTTCCTCGCCGGCGGGCTCCTCGTGCTCGCGACGCTCGTGGCCGCCGACCGAGTCCGGGACAGGTGA
- a CDS encoding DUF5803 family protein: MPRRRRLLALAALVGMLALSGCLGVLGGGSVSEERLDRSPAGGEYDWNASVESDLDAHITIHDNATFSAVYAVNGSQIELYRRDGLGGTNPLDVRAVRYRYPNGTVITGSELAERGAVEQTRDVVRIDFPGEGDVEGDRIAVTAGSTPKRFALPTYVEGSYEVVLPPNRRTSLPVFGDVNPGGATTSIDDGNRLHIRWDDVQTESVIVQFYLPQDIRIFGAVFALLAIVGGGGLLYYRRQIDALRERREEMGLDVDTGDDDLGDDGPPPGMR; this comes from the coding sequence ATGCCGCGCCGGCGACGACTCCTCGCGCTCGCGGCGCTGGTCGGCATGCTCGCGCTGTCGGGCTGTCTCGGCGTCCTCGGCGGCGGCTCCGTCTCCGAGGAGCGCCTCGATCGATCGCCCGCGGGCGGCGAGTACGACTGGAACGCGAGCGTCGAGTCCGACCTGGACGCCCACATCACGATCCACGACAACGCGACGTTCTCGGCGGTGTACGCCGTCAACGGGAGTCAGATCGAGCTGTACCGCCGCGACGGCCTCGGCGGCACGAACCCGCTGGACGTGCGGGCGGTGCGCTACCGGTACCCCAACGGGACCGTGATCACCGGGTCGGAGCTGGCCGAGCGCGGCGCCGTCGAGCAGACCCGCGACGTGGTCCGCATCGACTTCCCCGGCGAGGGCGACGTCGAGGGCGACCGGATCGCCGTCACCGCCGGCTCGACGCCCAAGCGGTTCGCGCTCCCGACGTACGTGGAGGGCTCCTACGAGGTCGTCCTCCCGCCGAACCGCCGCACGTCCCTGCCGGTGTTCGGCGACGTGAACCCCGGCGGGGCGACCACCTCGATCGACGACGGGAACCGGCTCCACATCCGCTGGGACGACGTGCAGACCGAGTCGGTGATCGTCCAGTTCTATCTCCCGCAGGACATCCGGATCTTCGGGGCGGTGTTCGCCCTCCTCGCGATCGTCGGCGGGGGCGGCCTGCTGTACTACCGCAGACAGATCGACGCCCTTCGCGAACGCCGTGAGGAGATGGGGCTCGACGTCGACACCGGCGACGACGACCTCGGCGACGACGGCCCGCCGCCGGGGATGCGCTAA
- a CDS encoding ATP-dependent DNA helicase has protein sequence METADYTVTEATDEPWRTVFGHPDPYPEQADGIEAARAVADDGGYLALEGACGTGKTMLALTAGIDLVRDPDSDYERVLVLTSVKQQLRQFEADLRTINEGLPDDWRPVSGMTLVGKADVCPYARENRGGVDTTNVYERCEGLRERTRDLVGDADGGETTAGALAEQARRAQTGLADTGEDGAAYLETAGEPTPYLPEMPEHGGTATREGVEYCPFYAQYLDDLPEDGDAAEAVPFDFAERGLIDAEELVRLSAGHGTCPHSMMGAILPQVEVVVGNYYHAFDPTTVGGFTGALVNDSTFVVCDEAHMLEPRVRDLVSDGVADASLRDAENELTRVIQPVQFEDSGRRVEGTTDADLVRGELADAEVSLDEVTLLLEFVRDLREELDRRVEDFLDAERRGWRDDPTDLDDEEIPLRDPEEPGVDEVTEWARDAGYGEQVWARAEQVGAVAARILDEAEDEDRQRAVPGVGRTLNAWYRCDHETYFRELELTRTWDETEAPDSWRRAYNARLALHNCVPADAIGERLADFGGGVLMSATLAPLDVFREVTGLNYLESEGRPVEERTYGLGFPEENRASFAVDVPKFTFSNRGPPGESNETRRAHADAAAEVAATTPGNVLVGMPSYGEAEWMAGELDADGRIDKEVLIDESSDDTATEALKADFFDGDAKVLVTSIRGTLTEGVDYEGDRLAAAVICGVPIINTSSPRTRAVKTAYDREFGDGFETALTVPAVRKARQAIGRVIRGPEEVGVRCLVDARYARQSWNAVREYLPEYEREEFRPVSPDMLRFGLERFWDEHR, from the coding sequence GTGGAAACCGCCGACTACACCGTGACCGAGGCGACGGACGAGCCGTGGCGAACCGTGTTCGGGCACCCCGACCCCTACCCCGAGCAGGCGGACGGGATCGAGGCGGCCCGCGCCGTCGCCGACGACGGAGGATACCTCGCGCTGGAGGGGGCATGCGGCACCGGGAAGACGATGCTGGCGCTGACCGCCGGCATCGACCTGGTGCGCGACCCCGACAGCGACTACGAGCGCGTGCTCGTGCTCACGAGCGTCAAACAACAGCTTCGCCAGTTCGAGGCGGACCTCCGCACGATCAACGAGGGACTCCCCGACGACTGGCGCCCCGTCTCCGGGATGACGCTCGTCGGCAAGGCCGACGTGTGCCCGTACGCCCGCGAGAACCGCGGTGGCGTCGACACGACGAACGTGTACGAGCGCTGCGAGGGGCTGCGCGAGCGCACCCGGGACCTCGTCGGCGACGCCGACGGCGGCGAGACCACCGCCGGCGCGCTCGCCGAGCAGGCCCGCCGCGCACAGACCGGCCTCGCCGACACCGGCGAGGACGGCGCCGCATACCTCGAAACCGCGGGCGAGCCGACGCCGTACCTCCCCGAGATGCCCGAACACGGGGGGACCGCGACGCGCGAGGGCGTCGAGTACTGCCCCTTCTACGCGCAGTATCTCGACGACCTCCCGGAGGACGGCGACGCCGCGGAGGCGGTGCCGTTCGACTTCGCCGAGCGGGGACTCATCGACGCCGAGGAGCTGGTCCGCCTGTCGGCGGGCCACGGCACCTGCCCGCACTCGATGATGGGGGCGATCCTCCCGCAGGTCGAGGTCGTCGTCGGCAACTACTACCACGCGTTCGACCCGACGACGGTCGGCGGGTTCACCGGCGCGCTCGTCAACGACTCCACCTTCGTCGTCTGCGACGAGGCGCACATGCTCGAACCGCGGGTCCGCGACCTCGTCTCCGACGGCGTCGCCGACGCGAGCCTCCGCGACGCCGAGAACGAGCTGACGCGCGTCATCCAGCCGGTGCAGTTCGAGGACTCGGGCCGGCGCGTCGAGGGGACGACCGACGCCGACCTCGTGCGCGGCGAGCTGGCCGACGCCGAGGTGAGCCTCGACGAGGTGACGCTCCTGCTGGAGTTCGTACGCGACCTCCGCGAGGAGCTGGACCGCCGCGTCGAGGACTTCCTCGACGCCGAGCGCCGCGGCTGGCGCGACGACCCCACGGACCTCGACGACGAGGAGATCCCGCTGCGCGATCCGGAGGAGCCAGGCGTCGACGAGGTCACCGAATGGGCCCGCGACGCCGGCTACGGCGAGCAGGTGTGGGCCAGGGCCGAGCAGGTCGGCGCCGTCGCCGCACGGATCCTGGACGAGGCGGAGGACGAGGACCGCCAGCGCGCCGTGCCCGGGGTCGGCCGGACGCTCAACGCCTGGTACCGCTGCGATCACGAGACGTACTTCCGGGAACTGGAGCTGACGCGCACGTGGGACGAGACCGAGGCGCCCGACTCCTGGCGCCGAGCGTACAACGCCCGGCTCGCGTTACACAACTGCGTGCCCGCCGACGCCATCGGCGAGCGCCTCGCCGACTTCGGCGGGGGCGTGCTCATGTCGGCGACGCTCGCGCCCCTCGACGTGTTCCGGGAGGTGACGGGGCTCAACTACCTCGAATCGGAGGGGCGCCCCGTCGAGGAGCGGACCTACGGCCTCGGGTTCCCGGAGGAGAATCGGGCGTCGTTCGCGGTCGACGTGCCGAAGTTCACGTTCTCCAACCGCGGTCCCCCAGGCGAGAGCAACGAGACCCGCCGCGCGCACGCCGACGCCGCCGCCGAGGTCGCCGCGACCACGCCCGGGAACGTCCTCGTCGGGATGCCCAGCTACGGCGAGGCCGAGTGGATGGCCGGCGAATTGGACGCCGACGGCCGGATCGACAAGGAGGTCCTCATCGACGAGTCGAGCGACGACACCGCGACCGAGGCGCTCAAGGCGGACTTCTTCGACGGCGACGCGAAGGTGCTGGTGACGAGCATCCGGGGCACGCTCACCGAGGGGGTCGACTACGAGGGCGACCGCCTCGCGGCGGCGGTGATCTGCGGCGTCCCGATCATCAACACGTCGTCGCCGCGGACGCGCGCGGTGAAGACGGCCTACGACCGCGAGTTCGGCGATGGGTTCGAGACCGCGCTGACGGTGCCGGCGGTTCGGAAGGCCCGGCAGGCGATCGGCCGGGTGATCCGAGGGCCCGAGGAGGTCGGCGTCCGCTGTCTGGTCGACGCGCGCTACGCCCGCCAGTCGTGGAACGCGGTGCGGGAGTATCTGCCCGAGTACGAGCGCGAGGAGTTCCGGCCGGTGAGCCCGGACATGCTGCGCTTCGGGCTGGAGCGGTTCTGGGACGAACATCGGTAG
- a CDS encoding GNAT family N-acetyltransferase — protein MDLVEATAADLDALVDRWYDLANAMEGHSELNELVYADADQVPDDGFRAHLDDEQVTDYLVVDDAETIGFLTLREGRHPSRRYSRYLRIENVAIDEEHRGQGHGTAVVECVKEIARERGCDHLKVACEWGNEGARRFYRDAGFRPKQVDYAQPIE, from the coding sequence ATGGACCTCGTCGAAGCCACCGCAGCTGACCTCGACGCGCTCGTCGACCGCTGGTACGACCTCGCGAACGCGATGGAGGGCCACTCCGAGCTGAACGAACTCGTCTACGCGGACGCCGACCAGGTTCCGGACGACGGGTTCCGGGCCCACCTCGACGACGAACAGGTCACGGACTACCTCGTCGTTGACGACGCCGAGACGATCGGCTTTCTCACCCTCCGGGAGGGCCGACACCCGTCGCGTCGGTACTCGCGATACCTCCGGATCGAGAACGTCGCCATCGACGAGGAGCACCGGGGGCAAGGCCACGGTACGGCAGTCGTCGAGTGCGTGAAGGAGATCGCCCGCGAGCGCGGGTGCGATCACCTCAAAGTCGCCTGCGAATGGGGGAACGAGGGCGCACGGCGGTTCTACCGCGACGCCGGCTTCCGGCCGAAACAGGTCGACTACGCGCAGCCGATAGAGTGA